CCCAGAGGACCACCACCGCTCAATGGTGAGACtgaaaaaatgtgtgtttttatttcacattcagGGTAATTCCTCACACTATTACCTgccattattaaatatttatatccTTGCAAAATACCTATAGTGATTTATAGTTACTAATcctaaaattctaaattatttcaattttgtCATAGTAAGTTAAGAATTTATTTAGTAGTATCTTTCTTATATGCCTTTGTACgattttgtaattgtttttgaaaaaaaaagtgttgaggTTGAATATTTTGGAGTTGAATGCAATAACTACCGtagtaaaaaagtaatggatttaaaatgcatttatgttaAACTAactatagttcaagtctattaacatatttactgacatatcgctcgaGACTTTATTTGGaatactacttgtgcacaatgcacatttcttaattttaagcctaaaatgggttttaatgtcactattgatgaggattgtatgatctttaaataataatgctcttgaaatgcaagatatttaaagtgtacctaaagcaATCAAATATACtcaagtatatctttagttggacttcagcaattcctttgcacatttaaaatgcattaagtacaaaattagttgttccaatttagcagactttaaatataccagtttagtctACTaaaattgcagggtattttctattaagtacataatatggaaatatatttgtagtatacttggCATGACATATatgtgttttaaatacattttagtatatttattttttttttttactagagaTAGCAATACACCTTATTATTTCTAACCTTTTTCTATATAAAACTGTTCCCATTTTGTCCCAAATCAGAGAGTTACTGaggtatatacactaccgttcaaaagtttggggccagtacatttttattgtttcttttttttttttttttaaagaaattaatacttttattcaccaaggatgtattaagttaataaaaagttaaataagtaaataagtttattaaaagttaataataaataatttacattgttataaaatatttatattttgaataaacactgtactttttaaacttgttattcatgaaagaatcctgaaaaaaaaaaaaaaaaaaaatcacaggttccaaaaaatatttggcagcacaactgttgatattatccaacattgatcattctaataataaatccgcatattagaatgatttctgaaggatcatgtgacacttaagactggagtaacagctgataaaaattcagcttttcatcacaggaataaattctattttaaagtatgttaaaataaaaaaaaaaacattattttatattgtaaaaacattttgcaatattactgttttttttctatatttttaatcaaataaatgcagccttgatgagcataagagacttctttaaagactattacaagtcttactgaccccaaacttttgaacggtagtgtaagtGTAAAcctaaagagagagagagagagagagagagagagagagagagagagagagacaaacacatgcatttactaaaacttaacccaaaattaaaatgaaagctgaaaataaaaaataatattcacaatattaataaaataatattataaaaaataaaaaaatatattaatataaaaaatattcacaattttaataaatacaataatagcatgtaaataatactaaagtaACACTGGTCATTATTGTTGTTGAGGAAAATTCCCAACGCACAAATTGTGCATTTCCTTTGAATTAGTTAATAAAGCATTAACACATTAAACGTAACTACATTTATGCACTGAAAGCTTCTGAAAGattctaatttaaattaaagcatATTTTTGGTATATAgaccattaaaaagaaatgcaataggatattcacaaacatttaaaataaaaatgtttttgattattttttatttgcatttatttatttatttatttgaattacatGCGCAACAGAGGTAAAATTATCAAACACTGTCTCTAAGTTCAGCATTCTATTAATTTTATCAGTAGTAATTCATACAGACCGTACCGTTTCCTGTGAGTGACCAGTATGTTTGGGTAAAAGGAGAGGTTCAGTTTACTTAAACGTTTGCTAACTTGGTCTTATCTAGTCAAAAAGCTCGAGCAAGTATCCTGATCCCTCAAGAGCATTTCCTCCATATTTACCATTTCCACCAGATAACAGAGCAGTCTTGTCCCATTGATAAAATGATTGCAGGAAACACACATTTTGTCTTGTAACTTGTCTTTCGTCATCCTGTTCCCTTCAAACCCCCAGAGATAAAGGGCTAAAAGACATCCTGTGTGAGAGGGCCATGCCGCTGTTTTTCTTGATTATTGGTTGTAAAAACAGGCTAATTTACAGCTGAgccttaaatatatatacactcatGTTTCTGCCCCTCAGAGTTTCTCGATATCTGGGATGTCGACGTTCTCAAACGACCTCAACAGATCAATAAACAAGGGCACCACACCCACCTGTACTCCAGTGACTCACTCATTGTGCGTCGCGCTCAAGAGTTTCAGATCAAGATCACCTTCAATCGGCCCTACAAACCGGCCGAAGACAAGTTTGCGGTTGAGTTTGTCATAGGTGAGTCTCTTATTCAGGTGAGGCTGAGAAGTCTGAAATTAAGCCTTTTTGTAAGTTTTGTAAGGTTTGATTTATGAAagcattcatttttctttcttctgtctaAATCAAATACAGTGTAAGTGAGCAGCACCACATCTCTCTCAAATTGGTAAACCAAATGTCTTTCGATGTTTTTTGAAGCATACCACATGTTAAAGCTTCCTTCTACTTAAATTATCAATTTTCCCCTTTTTTGCAATACCTAAGAGCTATTTAAAGAGGCAAGTTGTCCAGCGCAGCAAGTATTGTAATTCAGTGTGCATTTTCAGCATGTATTCGACCCTAAACTTTCACAAGAGATGCCATTATTCTGCCATCATCACTTTCCCTTCTCGTTGGCACACTTCCCTTCAGTGCACTTCTCGTTTTCCTGATAATATTTACCACACCCAGCTGTTAATGCACATGCACATTCAAGCACATTCACATTATTTAAGGAAATGGAGCACGcgatctgaggttgcaaaaggTGCTTTTTTACTGGAAAATGAGTTCATGAACGGACAAAGCAAACAATGCGAGTAAACCTAGTTGTTTAGAACAAACTTTGCTgtgctattcaaaagtttgaggtcagtgtgatttaaaaaaaaaaaaaacgtttgttccgcaaggatgcattaaattgatcaaaagtgacagtgaagtcatgaataatgctacaaaagatttatattttaaatgaatgctatTCTTTagaactttgttcatcaaagaatgttgaaataaaaatgaatcatgatttccacaaattttgcagcaaatcatcatataagaattgatttctgaagtgtctgaagactggagtaatgatgctgaaaattcagctttgatcacagaaagaaataacatattatttaaaatatattcacatagaaaacagttcttttaaatcataatttttcacaatattgctaattttactgtatttttcattaaataaattcagccttgctgagcagaagagattttcATAAATCGTACCGACCTTAAAAGTTTAAACAGTAGTGCATATTTCCGCACAAAAAGTGAAACCGCACTAAACGTTGCGTTGTGCtcatttgttgttgttcttgtgCACTAGGACCGAGTCCTCAGTACAGCAAGGGCACCTACATTCCTGTTTTCCCCACTGAGGAGCGACAGAGTGTTTGGAGAGGCCGGATCGTTGAGACCAGCGACAATGTTGTCACAATGGGCATCACAACTTCACCAGAGTGCATTGTGGGAAAATACATGATATATATCGGTGTGGTGACTCCCTACGGCATCCGCAGGACCAGGAGGGACCCGAGCACAGATGTCTACATCCTCTTCAACCCGTGGTCACCAGGTCTGACAATTCTTCCTTTCTAGAAGAAGCTGCCATGTTATATACACTCTCTTAAAAACATGCAGTCTCAGTGTATCTTTTTAAATTGTGTGCATTGAAAATAAGTAGATAACTGATGATTGGTTTAAAGCTGATCCTGTGTTCCTGGATGATGAGGAGGAGCGTGAAGAGTGTATTATGACTGAGCTGGGGATCATCTATCATGGAGCATATGACGATGTGTCTGAACGTGCCTGGAATTACGGACAGGTTTGAGGAGCTTGATGCACATCACATTTAGTCACAAAAATGACTAGCCTTTTAAAAAGTGCTTGTAAATTTCTTATTATGCTAAATTATCACCAAACCTTTGATTCaatcttcttttatttttttttccttcaattAGCACTGGTTTTGTAtttctaaaaacattatttgtggaTACTTGTGGCaatgttcactcaaaaattgtaaataagataaataagtttttttttcaggattaatgTGATTCATAATAGATAAACGATTAATAAATGGATAAAAGGATTAATTTTATGATTTGctaaatgtaataatgttaataaatatgcatatttttaataaataacattaggTAAGGTATTAAATTATGCCAAAGGcaatttacagttgaagtcaaaagtttacatacaccttgcagaatctgcaaaatgttcattcttttaccaaaataagaaggattatacaaaatgtatgttatttttttatttagtactgacctcatAAAAGTCGTttacgtatagtccacaagacaaaataatagctgaaaAATGTACCCacttcaaaagtttaaaagatttttaaactccccgcacaaattctttgtttttttcagcatttttgtgtatttgaaccatttccaacaatgtgagatccatcttttcacactgaggacaacagagggactattatagaaggttcaaatgctcactgaagCACCGGAAGGAAGCACAATatattaagagctgggggtgtaaacttttgaacagaatagagatgtgtacattagtctaattttgcctaaatatcatatttatttcatgtaattctgcccttcagaatctacagaagatacctgcatgtttcccagaagacaaaataagtgaaatttaccctgatcttcaaattcaaaaagttttcaccccccggctcttaatgcatcgtttttctttctggagcatcagtgagcgtttgaaccttttgtaatagttgcatatgagtccctcagttgtcctcagtgtgaaaagatggatcttaaaatcatacagtcattgttggaaagggttcaaatacacaaaaatgctggaaaaccaaagaatttgtgggacctgaacaatttttctgaaaaacagcgggcagttgtgttcaggacaaacaattaAGGGACTcgtaaacaactatcactaaacaaaaaaacacagctgtggatcattcaggtaacaacacagtattaagaatcaagcacatgtaaaattttgaacagggtaatttttataaattcaactactgttttctcttgtggactatatgtcaatgtcttttacgtgaaatatcttattcaggtcagaactaaataaaaaaataacatgcgttttgtatgatctctcttgtgttgctaaaataattaacattgtgcagattctgcaaggtgtatgtaaacttttgactttaactgtacatgcaaaaaaagaaaagtgaaaaaaaagagaaaaatgagCATGCacagttaaatgttaaaatactctctaataataatagagaaaagtctataacaatatttttacaaataaaaaaatatcacaattagctgtatgttctttatttttcagtttgagTTTGGTGTCCTGGATGCCTGTCTCTTCATTATGGATAAAGCAGATATGCCGTTGTCCAACCGTGGGGATGTTGTTAAAGTGACCCGTGTCGCTTCAGCTATGGTAAGACACTGAAACAGAGACAAACTGTAAAAACTATTTCCAAAAAGCTGAGTTTttgatcatatgacactgaagactggagtaatgatgcataaaaattcagctttgcatcgcaggaataaattacattttaaaatatattcaagtagaaagctgttactttaaattgttataatgtttcttttaaaatattaaataatattactccACCCCAGCTTTGTCTGTTGCAATGTGTATGtataagtattttatattttaaaaatacaatataattttgaatataacttttgaatgttatattTGTGCACGAACTTGAAGTGCCGAATACCAAAAACACATagctttttgaatttttctcaTGATGTTATAGCATATGTGCTATTGTCCAAACAAAATATCTTGTTCAGCTTTTATAAACCTATTGTTGACTTCACCTCTGCGCTGTTTTAACAGCTGAACTCACGTGATGACGACGGCGTGTTGGTGGGTAACTGGAGTGGCGATTACACATACGGTGTCCCGCCGACGTCCTGGACCGGCAGCGTGGAGATCCTCCTGGACTACGCCGGCAGCAGGGGAACACCGGTCTGTTACGCCCAGTGCTGGGTCTTCGCTGCTGTCTTCAACACCTGTGAGGACCAGGACAAGGCATTCATATTCATTAATAAGTCACATGATCGGTATCTTTATGATTTTACTTCTCCTTCTCCATAGTCTTGCGTTGCCTCGGAATCCCTGGCAGGGTCGTGACGAACTTCTTCTCTGCCCACGACAATGATGGCAACCTGAAGATGGACATCATCCTGGATGAAAACGGAAAACTGGACCGGAGCCGCACCAAAGACTCCATCTNNNNNNNNNNNNNNNNNNNNNNNNNNNNNNNNNNNNNNNNNNNNNNNNNNNNNNNNNNNNNNNNNNNNNNNNNNNNNNNNNNNNNNNNNNNNNNNNNNNNNNNNNNNNNNNNNNNNNNNNNNNNNNNNNNNNNNNNNNNNNNNNNNNNNNNNNNNNNNNNNNNNNNNNNNNNNNNNNNNNNNNNNNNNNNNNNNNNNNNNNNNNNNNNNNNNNNNNNNNNNNNNNNNNNNNNNNNNNNNNNNNNNNNNNNNNNNNNNNNNNNNNNNNNNNNNNNNNNNNNNNNNNNNNNNNNNNNNNNNNNNNNNNNNNNNNNNNNNNNNNNNNNNNNNNNNNNNNNNNNNNNNNNNNNNNNNNNNNNNNNNNNNNNNNNNNNNNNNNNNNNNNNNNNNNNNNNNNNNNNNNNNNNNNNNNNNNNNNNNNNNNNNNNNNNNNNNNNNNNNNNNNNNNNNNNNNNNNNNNNNNNNNNNNNNNNNNNNNNNNNNNNNNNNNNNNNNNNNNNNNNNNNNNNNNNNNNNNNNNNNNNNNNNNNNNNNNNNNNNNNNNNNNNNNNNNNNNNNNNNNNNNNNNNNNNNNNNNNNNNNNNNNNNNNNNNNNNNNNNNNNNNNNNNNNNNNNNNNNNNNNNNNNNNNNNNNNNNNNNNNNNNNNNNNNNNNNNNNNNNNNNNNNNNNNNNNNNNNNNNNNNNNNNNNNNNNNNNNNNNNNNNNNNNNNNNNNNNNNNNNNNNNNNNNNNNNNNNNNNNNNNNNNNNNNNNNNNNNNNNNNNNNNNNNNNNNNNNNNNNNNNNNNNNNNNNNNNNNNNNNNNNNNNNNNNNNNNNNNNNNNNNNNNNNNNNNNNNNNNNNNNNNNNNNNNNNNNNNNNNNNNNNNNNNNNNNNNNNNNNNNNNNNNNNNNNNNNNNNNNNNNNNNNNNNNNNNNNNNNNNNNNNNNNNNNNNNNNNNNNNNNNNNNNNNNNNNNNNNNNNNNNNNNNNNNNNNNNNNNNNNNNNNNNNNNNNNNNNNNNNNNNNNNNNNNNNNNNNNNNNNNNNNNNNNNNNNNNNNNNNNNNNNNNNNNNNNNNNNNNNNNNNNNNNNNNNNNNNNNNNNNNNNNNNNNNNNNNNNNNNNNNNNNNNNNNNNNNNNNNNNNNNNNNNNNNNNNNNNNNNNNNNNNNNNNNNNNNNNNNNNNNNNNNNNNNNNNNNNNNNNNNNNNNNNNNNNNNNNNNNNNNNNNNNNNNNNNNNNNNNNNNNNNNNNNNNNNNNNNNNNNNNNNNNNNNNNNNNNNNNNNNNNNNNNNNNNNNNNNNNNNNNNNNNNNNNNNNNNNNNNNNNNNNNNNNNNNNNNNNNNNNNNNNNNNNNNNNNNNNNNNNNNNNNNNNNNNNNNNNNNNNNNNNNNNNNNNNNNNNNNNNNNNNNNNNNNNNNNNNNNNNNNNNNNNNNNNNNNNNNNNNNNNNNNNNNNNNNNNNNNNNNNNNNNNNNNNNNNNNNNNNNNNNNNNNNNNNNNNNNNNNNNNNNNNNNNNNNNNNNNNNNNNNNNNNNNNNNNNNNNNNNNNNNNNNNNNNNNNNNNNNNNNNNNNNNNNNNNNNNNNNNNNNNNNNNNNNNNNNNNNNNNNNNNNNNNNNNNNNNNNNNNNNNNNNNNNNNNNNNNNNNNNNNNNNNNNNNNNNNNNNNNNNNNNNNNNNNNNNNNNNNN
The sequence above is a segment of the Labeo rohita strain BAU-BD-2019 chromosome 7, IGBB_LRoh.1.0, whole genome shotgun sequence genome. Coding sequences within it:
- the f13a1b gene encoding coagulation factor XIII A chain translates to MADQEARENPTPAAEPAATPDTTPAAPPAAAAAPPAAARPKRVSYRGRTAGAKVSSNQKEGKVEEFEPFMLLPRGPPPLNEFLDIWDVDVLKRPQQINKQGHHTHLYSSDSLIVRRAQEFQIKITFNRPYKPAEDKFAVEFVIGPSPQYSKGTYIPVFPTEERQSVWRGRIVETSDNVVTMGITTSPECIVGKYMIYIGVVTPYGIRRTRRDPSTDVYILFNPWSPADPVFLDDEEEREECIMTELGIIYHGAYDDVSERAWNYGQFEFGVLDACLFIMDKADMPLSNRGDVVKVTRVASAMLNSRDDDGVLVGNWSGDYTYGVPPTSWTGSVEILLDYAGSRGTPVCYAQCWVFAAVFNTFLRCLGIPGRVVTNFFSAHDNDGNLKMDIILDENGKLDRSRTKDSI